The nucleotide window AACACAGATGCTGGAGATTCCTGAAGGTATGTATTCACAGACTCAAAATCTTCAATTGTTCTAGTTTTAAGAGTAAAGGAGTAGATTTTCCGATAGTTATTCATTTCCAGGAGATCAGAATTAAGAAATTCTTCATTTGCAATGTACTGCTCTCTTCTGATTTGGTCCAGGTACCagattccttcctcttctctcaagCGGAAGATGCAAGGCACCTGGGGCTGATCCTTCCCAGAAATTAACTCTAGAGGCTGCCACATCTGGTAAGAACGTCCAAACCCCGCATCTACGATGTATTCCCGGCCATCAATGGCCACCTTCAGCAGGAGGTGAATCATGTCATTACTGTATTTGTCGGCAAAAGTGTTGTAAACATGTCCTCCCAATATTGTGGTCTCAAAACCAATTGTAGTCAGAGCCCAGTACAGAAGATGATTGACTTGGAGACACCAGCCACCCCTGTTCCTCCTCACAATTTGATCAAAAATGGCCTCCAAGTCCAGTTCCATGGCTTCCCCACAGTGGATATTAAGGTTCTCAAAGGgaatggctcggatctggtgctgaaGAATGTCGGTTAGTGTCTCCAAGTCCAGTTTGTTTTTCCAGTTCTTATAACCAATTCTTTTGAAGTATGCTTCAATGTTCATGATTCCCTAAGgcaaagggaaacaaaacaaagacaaatatattacttttgtaattagCCTAAGAAATTAGACATATTTCTTTGATTAGCCTAATGATAAcgaaagtattttaaatatgtaaacatgAATTGTTACAAATATCTGtaatcaaaagctttttttgtgcttttgctTATCAATGGCTTTCATATGCATTTAAGTTCACTTAACAGAGTTAAGATGCCTATAAGACAAgtattattgctttttctttttctttttttttgtttgtcttttccatagccgcacccatggtatatggaggtttccagactaggggtccagttggagctgtagctgccatcctacaccacagccacagcaacacgggatcccagctgtgtctgcgacctacactgcagctcatggaagtaccagatccttaacccactgagggaggccagggatcgaacctgttacctcatagttcctaatcagattcatttctgctgtgccacaaagggaac belongs to Phacochoerus africanus isolate WHEZ1 chromosome 3, ROS_Pafr_v1, whole genome shotgun sequence and includes:
- the LOC125122882 gene encoding arylamine N-acetyltransferase 1, with protein sequence MNIEAYFKRIGYKNWKNKLDLETLTDILQHQIRAIPFENLNIHCGEAMELDLEAIFDQIVRRNRGGWCLQVNHLLYWALTTIGFETTILGGHVYNTFADKYSNDMIHLLLKVAIDGREYIVDAGFGRSYQMWQPLELISGKDQPQVPCIFRLREEEGIWYLDQIRREQYIANEEFLNSDLLEMNNYRKIYSFTLKTRTIEDFESVNTYLQESPASVFTSKSFCSLQTPEGVHCLVGFTLTYRRFNYKDNMDLVEFKTLKVEEIEEELKSIFNISLEKKLVPKHGDRFFTI